The following DNA comes from Solidesulfovibrio fructosivorans JJ].
ACTTATCGTGAATTGCCAGCCATGGCAAAGGGTGAATCCAGTCGCACCCGCCTGCCTGGCCGTGGGCCGTACGAGGAGACTTCCCATCGTGCGGGGATGTTATCGTTATGAAATTTCGCAAGGGGGCGCGCCAAAGGGGAGACCCCTTGGGAGCGGGTTTCCCCTCACGCTTTTTCCCTCAATGCGCGCCGGCGATGACGCGGAGAATCGCTTCGCGGTCGACCATGCCGAGCAGCTTGCCCGCGTCGTCCACGACCACGAGCCGTTTGACCTTGGCCGCGAGCATTTTTTGCAGCACTTCCATCAGGGTCGCATCCTCGTGGATGGTAAGGACGTTTGGTTCCATGACCTCGGCCGCCGAGCCGGTGGGGCAGGCCCCCGTCTCCTCGGGTTTGCCGAAGGAAAAAAGCGCCTCGATGAGGCCGGGTTTTCGGGCCGGACCGCAACGCCGGAGCAGGTCGCTGTCGAGAATGATGCCGCGCACCGTCTTGTCCGCGTCCACGACCACCGCGCGCCGAAGCGGCGAGGCGACAATGGCGGCCACCACCTGGTGCAGCGGCGTGTCCGGGAAGGCCGTGGGCACGTCGGTGATCATCACGTCCCGGGCCTGCTGGAAAAGTCCGGCCGTAAAGCGCGGCAGCGCCTGGGCCGAGGGGGCCAGGTCAGAGGCCGCGCGCAGGATGTCCACCCGGCTGACCAGCCCCACGAGCTCGCCCGCGGCGTCCACCACCGGAAGCCGTTTGAGGCCTTTCCCGGTCATGAGCTGGGCCGCGTCGCGAAGGCTCGTCCGGTCATTGATCGTCACCACCGGGCTGGTCATGACCTCGCCGGCGGTGCGTCCCGAAATCTTGTCGCGTTCGTTTTTGCGGATGTCCTCGGGCAGGATGTCCTGCAGGGACAGCCGCGCCGCCATGCCGCCGCGCATAAGGATATCGCCGCCCGTGATGATTCCGGCCACCGAACCGTCGGATTCGATGACCAGCACCGCCTTGTTGTCGTGGGAAACGAGCATGTCCATCACCACCGGAAGCGGCGTGTCCCGGTTGGCCGTGGCCACTGCCGTGGCCATGACGTCGCGCACCCGGACAGGGCAATGAAAGCGGGCGGTGAGGCCGCGCTGGCGCGTGATGAGCCCGCCCTTGATCACGCCCTCGATGCGGGGCAGCACGGCCTCGATGCGCTCGGGCCGGTCGACGATCTCCACCACCATGGGCAGGTCCTCGGACAGGCGCAACAACTTGGCCGTGTGGACAAGGCTGCCGGCCCCGAACCCGAGCACCCCGCGCAGCACGGTGGCCCCGGCCGCGCCGTGCCGACGGGCCTCCTCCACGATCACTTCATAGACAGGCCGCCCGTCGCTACGGTCGGATTCGCCGCAATACACGCGCAACACTTCCACTTCGGCGTATTCCGTCATGGTTTTCTCCCGCTTGCAAATATGGCCCCTGCCGGGGGCCTCCCTTTTGTTGGGGTACCCGCGATCCCTTGCTTGTTTAAAGAGCCCCGGCCAGCTGTTTTCCGGCTTCCCGCGCCTGGGCAAGAATATCTTCATGCTGCGCGACGCGGCCCAGGTCAAACAGTCCGAGCGCGATGAATTCTCCCACAATGTCGTAGCCCAGGGCGGCCAGCGGAAGCCGCATCGCCTCCAGTGCGACGCCGGTATCCTTTTTTTCGGCTTGCTCGGCAACGACCCCGATGACGGCCTTTCTTCCCTGGCCCGCCAATCGGCTCGACCAGCCCCTGGGCCGCGTGTTCGTGAAATCGTAATAACAGTACAGACGGTCGAGGAAGGCCTTCATCCTGGCGCTGATATTATACTGATGCACCGGGGAGACAAGCGCCAAGCCGGAGCATTGCTCGATCTTTGGATACAGGAGGGTCATGCCGTCCTGGAGCCCGGTGCAGACGCCTGCCTTGCGGCAGGCTTCGCAACCCAGGCAAGGTTCGTATCGGTATTCCCGCAGATGCACCGCTTGGCCGTCCGCGCCGTTCCCGCGCGCGCCGTCCAGGACCGCCTGGAGCAGCATGTGCGAGTTGCCTCGCTTTCGCGGGCTCGCTTCAATGCCGAGGATTCTCGCGATGCCATGGTCTGGCCCGTCAGCCGTCATCAAAACATCCGGCCGAGCATCAACCCGCCGAAAAGGGCGGCAAAGCCGAGCACGGTCTGGAATCCGACATTGGCCAGGGCCGTCAGGTAGCGGCCGTCCTCGATGAGGCCGCCGCTTTCGAAAATGAACGTGGAAAAGGTGGTGAACGCGCCCATGAATCCTGTGAGGATGATGGCCCGGGTTTCGGTGCGGATGAGCATCCGGCCTTCGCCGAGCTGCCAGATGAGGCCGAACAGGAAGCAGCCGAGGATGTTGGCGGTCGCCGTCCCCCAGGGGAATTGGCGACCGGCCAGACCGTACACAAACCCGGAAATCCAATAACGGGCCAGGGTGCCGGCTGCGCCGGCCAGGGCGATGAGCCCGAGTTTTTCCAGCATCGCGCCTCTCCGGAGGCGACGGTTTCGCCGCCATGCTGCTGCGGTTGTCTTATGTCCCGGGCGTCGTCAGCGGCGTCGGGGTTGGAGCTTCGTGGTGATTGTCCGTCGAATTGATAGCGCATGGGGCAAAAAGGGTAAAGAAGGTGATTGACTTCATAAATCCTATTACTAAGGTAGGAAATTGTACGGGCGCGTGAGACGCCAAAACCCCTTTTCGCGGCGCGGCAAGCGGCTTATACTGGTTTGTCCCCAAACCGCCAGGGTGATCGGAGGAGAGTATGTGGGAATATACCGATAAAGTCAGGGATCATTTTCTCAATCCCCGCAACGTGGGCAGCCTTGAGGACGCCAATGCCGTGGGCGAGGTCGGATCGCTTGCCTGCGGCGACGCGCTCAAGCTGTATCTGAAGATAAACGACGCCGGCGTCATCGAGGACGCCCGCTTCCAGACCTTCGGCTGCGCCTCGGCAATCGCCTCGAGTTCGGTCCTGACCGAGCTGCTCAAGGGCAAGACCATCGAGGAAGCGAAAAAGCTCACCAACAAGGACATTGCCGACTATCTCGGCGGGCTGCCCAAGGAAAAGATGCACTGTTCGGTCATGGGACAGGAGGCCCTGGAGGCGGCCCTGGCCGGGTATCTGGGCGAAAAGGCCCCGGAGCACGAGCCCGAGGGCGAGCTGGTGTGCAAGTGTTTCGGCGTCTACGAAGGCCAGATCCGCCGGGCCATCCGCGAAAACGCCCTGACCAGCGTGGAGGAGATCACGGACTTCACCAAGGCCGGCGGCGGCTGCGGCGACTGCCAGGAACGGCTGCAAGCCATCCTGGACGAGGAGCTTGGCCAGCAAGCCGGCGCGGCGAAGACGCCGGCCAAGGGGCTTACCAACCTGGAACGGGTCAAGCGCGTGACCCAGGTCATGGACGAGGAGATCCGCCCCAACCTCAAAAAGGACGGCGGCGACATCGAACTGCTGGACATCGAAGGCAAGACGGTGCTGGTGGCCCTTCGCGGGGCGTGCCAGGGCTGTCCGGTCAGCAACGTGACGCTGACCGAATTCGTGCAAAAGCGGCTGCGGGAACTGGTGGAGCCCGACATCACGGTCAAGGAGGCTGGCAAATGAACCCGGTGTATCTCGACAACAACGCCACGACCATGGTCGCGCCGGAAGTGCTCGAGGCGATGCTGCCCTTTTTCGGGGAGCTGTACGGCAACCCGTCGAGCATGCACACCTTCGGCGGCGAGGTGGGGCATCGCCTGAAAAAGGCCCGGGCCGACGCGGCAGAAACGCTCGGCTGCGCGCCCGAGGAAATCATATTCACTTCCTGCGGCTCGGAATCCGACAATACGGCTATCCGCAGCGCCCTGGCCGCCCAGCCGGACAAACGCCACCTCATCACCACACGGGTGGAACATCCGGCCGTGCTGAGCCTGGCCAAGCATCTGGAGGAGAAGGACTACGAGGTCACCTATCTGGGAGTGGACGAGAAGGGGCGGCTCGACCTCGGCGAACTCTCCCGCGCCATCCGCAAGGACACGGCGCTGGTGTCCGTCATGTATGCCAATAACGAAACCGGGACCATTTTTCCCATCCCGGAGATCGCCGCCCTGTGCAAGGAGCGCGGCGTGCTGGTCCACACCGATGCCGTGCAGGCCGTGGGCAAGGTGGGTATCGACCTGGCCGAACTGCCCGTGGATATGCTGGCCCTCTCCGGCCACAAGCTCCATGCGCAAAAGGGCGTGGGCCTGCTCTACGTGCGCAGGGGAACTCCCTACCGGCCGTTTCTTATCGGCGGGCACCAAGAGCGCGGCCGTCGGGCCGGCACCGAGAACACCGCCGGCATCATCGGCCTGGCCAAGGCCATGACGCTTGCCCACGACAACATGGTCGAGGAAAATACGCGCGTCAAAGCGTTGCGTGACCGGCTGGAGCAGGGCATCCTGGCCAGCGTTCCCGATACCATCGTCAACGGCGACCCGGACAACCGGCTGCCCAATACCTCAAGTATCGCTTTCAAATATGTGGAGGGCGAGGCCATCCTGCTCATGCTCGACCAGTACGGCATCTGCGCCAGCTCGGGCTCGGCCTGCACCTCGGGCAGCCTGGAGCCGTCCCACGTGCTGCGGGCCATGGGCGTGCCCTTCACCTTCGCCCACGGTTCCATCCGCTTCAGTCTCTCGCGCTACACCACCGACAAGGACGTGGACCTGGTGCTGGAAGTGATGCCCAAAGTCATCGATACCCTGCGCCGGATGTCGCCCTTCAACGAAAAAACACCCCCCAAGCAAGCTTGTACGTGTTGAGGGTGGGTGAAGATAAAGGCGATGCGAGAGGGGAACCCTTTTTGGAAAAAGGGTTCCCCTCTCGCGCTCTCCCTTCCAAAAAACTTTTAATGGTGATGGGGTGTTATCGTTGAAAGTCTTTGGAAGGGGGGCCTGGGGGGATAACCTTTCTTCAGAAAGGTTTCCCCCCAGGTCTTCTCTCTTTCCCCGCTTCAAACAGCCAAGGCGGTGAGTTTTTCGCGCATGGCCCGCACCACGTCGCGCAGGGCCGCCTCCACGGCGTCGAAGGCCTGGGCTGCTTCTTTGGGGTTCGGAGCCTTGGCGGATCGTTCCAGATCGTGGCTGGCATCGCGCAACACGGGCGCGCACATGGTGGCGGCGGCACCTTTGAGTGAATGGGCCATGAAAGCCAGCTGATCGAAATCGGCCAGGGCCAGCGCCTCGCGCATGGATTCCAGGTTGACCGGCTGCTCGGCCACGAAGGCCGTAAAAAGCTTCATGAGAAATCCGGTGTTGCCCCGGGCCTTGGTGAGAAGTCCGGACCACTCCAGGATAGCGACGTCGGTCGGCTTTTGGGCCGGGACATCCTCTTGCGCGGCCGGGGCCTGCCGCCCCATGGCTCGCGACAGGGCGGCGGCCAGGCTTTCGGGGCTGACGGGCTTGCTCAAGTATTCGTTCATGCCGGCCCGCAGGAACGTTTCCCGGTCCCCCTTGAGGGCATGGGCGGTCAGGGCCACGATGGGGATTTGCGGGTCGAAGTCGCCGGTCGTGTCCTGGCGGATGGCCCGCGTCGCCTCCAGCCCGTCCATCTCCGGCATCTGGATGTCCATGAGGATGACGTCGAAACGCTGGCGGCGCAGCATCTCCAGGGCTCGGCGTCCGGTATGGGCCACCATCACCCGGTGACCGTCCATTTCCAGCAGTTCCTGGGCGTAGATCTGGTTGATGGGGTTGTCCTCGGCCAGTAGGATGGTCAGAGGACGGGAAGGAGCCGTCTGCGCGGCGGTCACGGCGTCGGGGCCGTCTTTTTCGCTGCCGGCCGGCAGGCCGAATTCCATGGTGCACGAAAAGATGCTGCCTTGTCCTTCCTCGCTTTCCACGCCGTATTCGCCGCCTTGCATCTCGACCAAGTGCCGTACGATGGCAAGCCCCAGACCCGCCCCCTGGTAGCGCCGCGCCGGAGACACGTCGGCCTGGGTGAAGCTGTCGAAAATGGCCGGGATCTTGTCGCGGGGGATGCCGATGCCGGTGTCGCGCACGGAGAAACACAGCCCCACCTTGCCTGGGCTTTGTTTTTCCGGTTCCGGGCATATGGCCAGAACAACGCTGCCGGAATCGGTGAATTTGACCGCGTTGCCGACGAGGTTGATGAGAATCTGGCGCAGCCGGCTGGCGTCGCCGACAAGGTTTTGCGGCACATCGCCGAGAAAACGGTATTCCAGGGACAGGTTTTTTTTGACGGCCAGGGGGCGGAAAACGCTGACCGCCTCTTCCACTGTGGCGAAGAGGTCGAAGGGGGTCTTGGCCAGCTCGAGCGCGCCGACCTCGATGCGGGCGTAGTCCACGATGTCGTTGAGCACGGTCAAAAGCGACTGGGCCGAATGCCGGGCCATCTCCAGGTATTCTCGTTGCTTGGAGGTCAGCTCCGTGGCCAGCGTCAGCTCGGCCATGCCCAGGATGCCGATCATGGGCGTGCGGATTTCGTGGGTGATGTTGGCCAGAAAGTTGCTTTTGGCGCGTTCGCCGGCCAGGGCGGCCTCGTGCGCGGCGGTGAGCTCCGTCTTGGCTTTTTTAAACTCGGTGACGTCGCGCAACCAGATGCGGGTCAGGGGCAGGCCCGCCTCGCCCAGGCTTTCCTGGCGCATGAGAGCTGTGCGGGAGGTGGTCGCGATGGTGACTTCGGTGCCGCTGGGCGAGGCGCCGAGGGGGATACCGAAGGGCAGGCCCGTCAACTGGTTGCGTGGGGTGCCGAAGAGCACACCGGCGGCGTCGGTGGCGTGCAGGATGATGCCGTTCTCATTGAGCAGGAGCAGGGCGTCTCCGGTCAGGCGGCCTAAGGCGTCGGTTTCGCGGATCAGTTGTTCGGGCATGGGTGAATCATCCCTTGATGCAGGCCAGGGGGCGGAGCCTGGCGGTTTTGACGGCGAGTCCCAGGCCGTGGGCCGCCTGAATCACTTCTTCGATGTCCTTGTAGGCTTGGGGCGCTTCCTCGCCAAGGCCGCGCAGGTCGTGGGCGCGAAGGCTGATGCCTTTTGCGGTCAGTGCGGCAAGGACGCCGCGGCCGGGAAAGCGCTTGACCGCCTGCTTGCGCCCAAGCGTCCGTCCCGCGCCGTGGCAGGCCGAGGCGAAGGCGGCGGGCGGCGACGCGTCTGTCCCGGATAAAATATAGGAGGCGGTGCCCATGCTGCCCCCGACCAGCACCGGCTGTCCCACGCCCCGGAAGGCTTGGGGCAGGTCGGGGTGGCTCGGTCCCAAGGCCCGGGTCGCGCCTTTGCGGTGGACGTGGAGTTGCTGGTTCCCCCGTCGCGTGGGGTGGCGCTCGACCTTGCAGGTGTTGTGGGACACGTCGTAGAGCAGGCGCAGGTGGCAGCCGGGAAAAAGCGCGGCAAAAACTTCGCGCACGAGATGGGTGATGACCTGCCGGCCGGCCAGGGCGCAGTTTATGGCCGCGCGCATGGCTCCGAGATAGCGTGCGCCTTCGGGCGATGCGATGGGGGCGCAGGCCAGGTCCCGGTCGGGCAGGGAGATGCCGTGGCGCGGCGCGGCTTGCCGCATGATCGCCATATGGTCCGTGGCCACTTGATGCCCCAGCCCCCGGGAGCCGCAATGGATCGAAACCGCGACTTGGTCCGGGCGCAGCCCGAAAGCGGCCGCCGCGCGCGCGTCGCAGATTTCCTCCACCCGCTGCACCTCGAGATAGTGATTGCCGGAGCCCAGCGTGCCGAGCGCATCGCGCTGGCGCTCCCGGGCGCGCGACGAAACGGCTTCGGGATCGGCCCCCTCCATGCGGCCGCCTTCCTCGCAACGCGTAAGGTCCCCGGCCTCGCCGTAGCCTTCGGTTACGGCCCAGACCGCGCCGCCCGCAAGCATCCGATCCATGTCGCGTTCGGACAGGCGAAGCCCGCCGGTGCCGCCCAGGCCGGCCGGGATCCGGGCGAAAAGCGCATCGGCCAGGACTTCCCGAACCGGAGCCACGTCCGCCGCGTCCAGGTCGGTCAGCAGGGTGCGCACGCCGCAGGCGATGTCGAAGCCCACGCCGCCGGCGCTGACCACGCCCCCGGCTTCGGGATCGAAGGCGGCCACGCAGCCGATGGGAAAGCCGTAGCCCGGATGGGCGTCGGGCATGGCTACGACAGGCGCGACCACCCCGGGCAGGCTGGCCACGTTGCGCAGTTGGGTCAGCACCCCGTCCTCCAACGCGTCGATGAGCGGGGATGAACCGAAGAGCAGGCAGGGCACGCGCATGGCCCCCGATGGCGCAAGCTCCCAGACCAGCGCCTCACGGCGCGTCAAATTTCGGCCTCCCATGCGCATTTCCCTGTTTCCGTGACCATACGTTTCTTATTGGGCAACGTTAGGTCACGGAGCGGGAAGTTTGTCAAGGCATGGGAGTGTTGGGTGTTTTTGCGGCGGGCGCCGACGGGGGAAAAGCGGCGCACATGGCCTTGACCACAGCCGCGTTGCCGTCTGGCGTGAGATGGGAATCCGTGGGCCAGTAGTAGAGCCCGACGTCCGGGGCGTCCATGAAGGGACGCAACATGTCCAGGGTCTGTATGCCGGCCTGATCGAGCATCAGGCCGACGAGGCCATGGAGGGCATTGAGGTTGCGGGTCTCGTCGCCGGCCTTGGCCGCGAATTCGCTGCGCGACGGCACGGCCGTGAAGTCGATGCGCGGATAGAGCGCCTGCAAGGCGGTGGGGATCAGGACCACGTACAGTTTCAGGTGTTTCTTTTGCGCCAGCTGCTTCAGCTGCGCCAGGACCTCGGCCACCTGCTTCTCCTCGCGAGGGCCGAACCAGGCGGTGTCGGCAAAGGTGCGGTAGAAGGGGTGGAAGGCGAAGGGCAGGCCGCGCTGGGTGGGCACGGTCAGGGGCACGGGATAGTAGCCGTGGGTGTCGACGGTCGGCTTGGGCCCGGCGGCCCAGGCCTGCCCCGAACCCCGGTTCGCGTCGCGCAAGAAGCGCACCAGCCGGCGCAGCGTGAGGAGTTTAAAATGCCGTGACAGCCCGAGGTCGTCCTCGGCCACCCGGGAGCGGTAGACGAAGAGGTCCGCCGATACGTCGTTGCCGATATAAAGGAGCACGAAGACCGTGTCCCCATGGAAACGCTCGGGCGAGCTGGCCGGGACCTCTTCGGTCAGCCGGCGCAGGATGTCCCGGTATTGGGGAAGCCCGTAGCCGTTTTTGCAGGCCGCATACACGGGTCTGCCCGTCGCTTTCTCGTACAGGGCCGGGATGGAGGCCGCCGAGCCCGAGCCCGCGCCGTAGCAAAACGAATCGCCGATGAAAAGGACGCTGGCGTCGCGGGGCATGCGGCTGTTCCACCAGCCCAGAGCGTCGGTGCCGGACACGGTCAAAGCCGGCGGGTCGGGCAGGTACATGCCGTAGGCCCGGTAGGCGTCGTCGGCCGTGCCGGGACGCGGCGGCAGCCCGGGTTGGTTCACGTAGCCGTGCAGCCACGGCCGGTAGCGCGGATTGGTGTCCGGATCGAACACGCCGTAGGAATAGAGGAGTTCCTTGTGTTTGGTCGAAAAGAGATCCGTTCGCGGCACAAGGCGGTAGAAGCCGGCATCCAGGGCTACGAGGGCCAGATAGAGCACGATGGCGAAACAGGCCACGCCGAGAAGCCGGCGCGACAGCCGATGGGGAAACGTCATTTTTGGCATACGGAACACGTGGGCGGAAAAGCCCGAAGCAATGCGGGGACGCGGCGAAAGGAAGGATTCGCCGCCGCCGCGTTCCCGCGGAAATGACGCCCCGGCGAATCCGGGGCGCGAGCGTCAGATCTTGTAGAGTTTGTCCCCGGGGATGATGTTGATATTGTTTTTCTGCAACAGTTCGATGGCCTGGTCGGTGCGGTCGAAGCGGACGATGATGACCGCCGAGTGCTCGCACTGGTGTACGAAGGCGTACATGTATTCCACATTGATGCCGCCGTTGCAGAGCATTTGCAGCATGGAGTGCAGGCCGCCCGGGGAATCCGGGACTTCCACAGCCACCACGGCGTTTCTGCCGACGGTGAAACCGTGTTCCTTGAGCGCGACCTTGGCTTTTTCATGGTCGCTGACGATCAGGCGCAGGATGCCGAAATCCGAGGTGTCGGCCAGGGACAGGGCCCGGATGTTGATGCCGGCTTCGGCCAGGACACGGGTCACTTCTTCCAGGCGTCCGGCGCGGTTTTCCAGGAAGATGGAAATCTGTTCGGCTTTGATCATGGCGTATCCCTCCGGATGGCGGATTAAGAACCGTTAGGCGTGGCGCAGGTCCACGACGCGCTTGGCCTTGCCTTCCGAGCGCTGGATGCTGCGTGGTTCGACAAGCTTGACCACGGTGGTGACGCCCAGGAATTCCTTGATGTTCTTCTGGATTTTTCCTTCCAGACGCTGGAGTTTCCGGATTTCGTCGGAGAAGAGCTTCTCGTCCACTTCCACCTGGACGGTCAGCGTGTCAAGGTTGCCCTCACGCTCGACCACGAGCTGGTAGTAGGGGGAAAGCCCCTCGGTCTCGAGCAGGATGCTTTCGATCTGGGACGGGAAAACGTTGACCCCGCGGATGATCAGCATATCGTCGCTACGGCCCTGGACGCGGATCATGCGGGCTGTCGTGCGGCCGCATTTGCAGGGCGTGTAGTCCAGGGAGGTGATGTCGCGGGTGCGGTAGCGAATGAGCGGCTGGGCTTCCTTGGTCAGGGTGGTGATGACCAGCTCGCCGGGCTGTCCCGGGGGCAGGGGCTCGAGGGTCACCGGGTCGATGACTTCGCACAGGAAATGGTCTTCCTGCAAGTGCGCCCCATGCTGTGCTTCGGTGCACTCGATGCCGACCCCAGGCCCCATGACCTCGGACAGGCCGTAGATGTCGATGGCCTTGATGCCCATCTTCGTCTCGATTTCGCGGCGCATCTCGTTGGTCCAGGGCTCGGCCCCGAACACGCCGATGCGCAGCGGCAGATCCTTGATATCGATGCCGGCCTCAAGCGCGGTTTCGTACAGCACCATGCTGTAGGAGGGGGTGCAGCAGATGACCGTGGCCCCGAAATCGCGCAGCAGCATGGCCTGACGCCGGGTGCCGCCGCCGGAAACCGGCACTGTGGTCGCGCCGAGGCGCTCGGCCCCGTAATGCGCGCCGAGGCCGCCGGTGAAAAGGCCGTAGCCGTAGGCCACGTGGATGATGTCGCGGCGGCTGGCCCCGGCCGCCGTCAGGGACCGAGCCATCATGGTGGCCCAGTTGGCCACGTCGCGCTGGGTATAGCCGGTCACGGTGGCCTTGCCGGTGGTGCCGGAGGAAGCGTGGATGCGCACCACGTTGTCCTTGGGCACGGCGAAAAGCCCAAAGGGATAATGGTTGCGCAGGTCCTGCTTTTCAGTAAACGGCAGGTAACGGACGTCGGAAAGGCTCTTGATGTCGGCCGGGGTGATGCCGGCCTCGTCGAAGGCCTTCCGGTAAAAGGCCACATTGGCGTAGACCCGCTCGCACTGGGATTTGAGGCGGCGTAGCTGGACGGCTTCCAGCTCTTCGCGGGGCAGGGTTTCCAGGTCCATGTCAAAAATCATGCGGCTTCCTCCAGATGGCGCCCAAGCTGGTGATGCTTGGCGCGGCCAATGGGATTACCTGCCCGAAAGCCGCCCGGGGCGTCAAGAGAGGGCCGTGAAAAAGGGACGTTGACCGCCGCGCCATTTGCGGGCGCGGCGCAAATCGGATAAAGCACCGGGGTTTCCCGGTATCGGCCGCTTGCGCCCGGCATCGGGAAACACGTTTGCTTCGGAGAAAAAATGCCCGCAATCACATCCGACAAGGACCTCGACGCCCGGCAAAAGGCCATTATGGTCGCCGGCTGGCTGGCCGAGAAAAAGGCCAAGGACATTCTGGCGCTCGACGTCGCGCCCATCAATCCCGTGTGCGAGGCCATGGTCGTGGCCTCTGCCGTCAGCGCCCGCCAGGCCAAGGCGCTCGCCGACCATGTGCTGGAGCAGTGCGGCGCGCACGGCTTTTCCTACCTCGGCATGGAGGGGTACCGCCATGGCCAGTGGGTGCTGCTCGACTTAAACGACGTCATGGTGCACATCTTCCAGGAAGAGTTGCGCCCCTTCTACAACATCGAAGGCCTCTGGTCGGAGGGCGAGCGCATCGCCCTGCCCGCCGCCTCCGCCGACGAAGCCAAGCCGCAATGAAACCGACACCCACGCTTCTGCTCATTCTCGACGGCTGGGGACTGGCTCCGGACGGCCCCGGCAATGCCGTGACCGAAGCCGGCACCCCGACCCTCGACCGGCTCCTCGCCGCCAACCCGTCCACCATCCTGGCCTGTTCGGGCCGGGCCGT
Coding sequences within:
- the rsfS gene encoding ribosome silencing factor, coding for MPAITSDKDLDARQKAIMVAGWLAEKKAKDILALDVAPINPVCEAMVVASAVSARQAKALADHVLEQCGAHGFSYLGMEGYRHGQWVLLDLNDVMVHIFQEELRPFYNIEGLWSEGERIALPAASADEAKPQ